The sequence AAGGGCAAGGGGATGCCGGTCACCGGCATGATGCCGAGCGTCATGCCGATGTTCTCGAAGGACTGGAAGGCGAACCAGGCGACGACGCCGGCCGCCACGATGGTGCCGTACAGGTCGGTGGCGTTGCGGGCGATGGAGCAGGCCCGCCAGAGGATCACGCCGATCAGCAGGACGATGAACGCGCCGCCGACGAAGCCCAGTTCCTCGCCGGCCACCGAGAAGACGAAGTCGGTCTGCTGCTCGGGCACGAACTGCCCGGTGGTCTGGCTGCCGTGGAACAGGCCCTTGCCGAGCAGCCCGCCGGAGCCGATCGCGATCCGGGCCTGGCTGGTGTTGTAGCCGACACCGGACGGGTCGAGCGCGGGGTTGGCGAACGCCGCGAACCGGTCGATCTGGTACTTGTCGAGGATGCCGAGCTGCCAGACCAGGATGGAGCCGACCACCCCGGTGACGATCAGGCCGAACACCCAGCGGGTGGACGCCCCGGAGGCGAGCAGCACGCCGAGCACGATCGCGCCGAGCACCATCACCGACCCGAGGTCGGGCATCATCAGGATGACCAGGATGGGCAGCGCGGCCAGCGCGAGCGACTGCATCACCCGGCGGTGGTCGGGGTGTTCCTGGTCGCCGGCGTCGACCCGGGCGGAGAGCACCATCGCCATGCCGATGATGATGGCGATCTTCACGAACTCCGTCGGCTGGAGCGAGAATCCGCCGCCGATGATGATCCAGGAGTGCGCGCCGTTGACGGTCGAGCCGAGCGGGCTGAGCACCGCGAGGATGCCGAGGATGGACAGCGCGTAGAAGAACGGCACGATGGTGCGCATCCGGTGGTGCCCTATGGCCATGGCGCCGATGCACAGCGCCAGGCCGATACCGGCGTTCATCACATGGCGGATCAGGAAGTAGTACTGGTCGCCGTGGGTGAGGTTGGTGCGGTGCCGGGTGGCCGAGTAGACCAGCAGCGAGCCGATGAAGCACAGCAGCACCGTGGCGAGGAAGAGCAGCCAGTCCATCCGGCGCACCACGGAGTCCCGCGCGAGCATCTTGCCCATGGTGGAGCGCTCCGGCGTGAACCGCCGGACGGAGTAGGTGTTCGCGCTCATCATGTGTTCTTCCTGCCGTACAGCAGCTTCTCGGTGCGGGTCGGGGTGAGCGGTGCCAGTACGGGCGCCGGGTCGCCGCCTCCCGGTCCGGCCGGGGTGTTGGCGAAGCTGTCGGCGACCGCGGTGGAGTACGCGGCCTGCTGGGCGTTCACCGCCGCGCCGTCGGCGGAGATCTTCGGCAGCGTGGTGACCGGCGTGGGCATGATGCCCTTCTTCGCGTCGATCTTGGTGCTGTCCTTCTGGATGCCGTACATCGACTCGTAGATCCGGCGGATCGCGGTACCCGAACCGCCGGAGCCGGTACCACCCTGGGAGATCGTCATGACGATCGTGTAGTCCTTGGTGTACGTGTCGAACCAGGAGGTGCTCTGCTTGCCGGAGACCTCGGCGGTACCGGTCTTGGCGTGCAGCGGGATCTGGTCCTGCGGCCAGTTGCCGAACTTCCAGTCGGCGGTGCCCTCGGTGACCACGCCGGCCAGTGCCTGGTTGATGTACTTCAGGGTGGACTTGGAGTCGGGGAGCTTGCCGGTCACCTTCGGCTTGATGGGGGTGACCGTCTTGCCGTCGGGGCTTATCACGGCCTTGCCGATGGACGGCTGGTAGAGCGTGCCGCCGTTGGCGAGGGCCGCGTAGATCCGGGCCATCTGGATCGGGGTGACGAGGGTGTCGCCCTGGCCGATCGCGTAGTTCACCGAGTCACCGGCGCGCAGCACGTAGCCGTCCGGGCAGTTCTCGATGGCGATGGCGATGCTCAGCGGCGGGTTCTTGTCGTTCTTGTGCTTCTTGGCGGTCGCACACCAGTCGGCCTTGTTCTCGTCCCAGAAGTCCTGCTTCCACTGGCGGTCCGGCACCCGGCCGGTGACCTCGCCCGGCACGTCGATGTCCGTCTTCGCGCCGAGGCCGAAGTCGTGGGCCGTCTTGTAGAACCAGTCCTTGGGGTGCTTCGGGTCGGTCCCGCCGTCCTTCTTCCACTGGTCGTAGGAGATCCCGTAGAAGACGGTGTCGCAGGAGACCTCGAGCGCGCGGGCGAGCGAGATGGGGCCGTAGCTCTCGTTCTCGTCGTTGTGGAAGACCTGGGAGCCGATGTTGAACGACGACGAGCAGTCGTACGGGCCGTCCTCGGTGTAGCCGGCCCGGATCGCGGCGGAGGTGGAGACCACCTTGAAGGTGGAGCCGGGCGCGGACTCGCCCTGGATGGCGCGGTTGAGCAGCGGGTAGTTGGACTTGGTGTTGGTCAGCGCCGCGTAGTCCCTGGCGGAGATGCCGCCGACCCACTCGTTCGGATCGTAGGTGGGCTCGCTGGCCATCGCGATGACCTGACCGGTCTTGTTGTCCATGACGACCGCGGCGCCGGAGTCGGCCTTGAAGTTCTTGTGGGTGACCG comes from Streptomyces sp. NBC_00448 and encodes:
- the mrdA gene encoding penicillin-binding protein 2 yields the protein MSNIPETGRTSRVTIRLVILQVLVVSLLLTLGGRLWYLQIRNGQEYDAQANSNHFQQVVTSAVRGSILDDRGVPIANNQTLLVVSANRTDLLQQPDDGKAVLTRLANVLGMKPQDAMDKVRLCDAQTPRPCWNGSPYQPIPITDKATTQQALQIMERREDFPGITAEPTAVRTYPAPDKANAAQVLGYLSPVTDKEVAASEKTSNPLLRSDQIGRSGLESTYDDQLRGKAGVTKYQVDNLGRVIGKAGDTPATPGDNLVTSIDAKVQAVTEKELNDAMVTARKTYDPVTHKNFKADSGAAVVMDNKTGQVIAMASEPTYDPNEWVGGISARDYAALTNTKSNYPLLNRAIQGESAPGSTFKVVSTSAAIRAGYTEDGPYDCSSSFNIGSQVFHNDENESYGPISLARALEVSCDTVFYGISYDQWKKDGGTDPKHPKDWFYKTAHDFGLGAKTDIDVPGEVTGRVPDRQWKQDFWDENKADWCATAKKHKNDKNPPLSIAIAIENCPDGYVLRAGDSVNYAIGQGDTLVTPIQMARIYAALANGGTLYQPSIGKAVISPDGKTVTPIKPKVTGKLPDSKSTLKYINQALAGVVTEGTADWKFGNWPQDQIPLHAKTGTAEVSGKQSTSWFDTYTKDYTIVMTISQGGTGSGGSGTAIRRIYESMYGIQKDSTKIDAKKGIMPTPVTTLPKISADGAAVNAQQAAYSTAVADSFANTPAGPGGGDPAPVLAPLTPTRTEKLLYGRKNT
- the rodA gene encoding rod shape-determining protein RodA, which produces MMSANTYSVRRFTPERSTMGKMLARDSVVRRMDWLLFLATVLLCFIGSLLVYSATRHRTNLTHGDQYYFLIRHVMNAGIGLALCIGAMAIGHHRMRTIVPFFYALSILGILAVLSPLGSTVNGAHSWIIIGGGFSLQPTEFVKIAIIIGMAMVLSARVDAGDQEHPDHRRVMQSLALAALPILVILMMPDLGSVMVLGAIVLGVLLASGASTRWVFGLIVTGVVGSILVWQLGILDKYQIDRFAAFANPALDPSGVGYNTSQARIAIGSGGLLGKGLFHGSQTTGQFVPEQQTDFVFSVAGEELGFVGGAFIVLLIGVILWRACSIARNATDLYGTIVAAGVVAWFAFQSFENIGMTLGIMPVTGIPLPFVSYGGSSMFANFVAIGILQSVKMQRPMSA